A window from Citrus sinensis cultivar Valencia sweet orange chromosome 3, DVS_A1.0, whole genome shotgun sequence encodes these proteins:
- the GSTU1 gene encoding glutathione S-transferase (The RefSeq protein has 1 substitution compared to this genomic sequence): MADEVVLLDFWPSMFGMRVRIALAEKGVKYEYKEEDLKNKSPLLLQMNPVHKKIPVLIHNGRPVCESSIIVQYIDEVWKDKAPLLPSDRYQRAQARFWVDFIDKKMYDASTKTWTTEGEEQEAAKKEFFEALKTLEGQLGDKPFFGGDNFGYLDLSLIPFYYTYETFGKSSIEAECPKFKAWVKRCLQRETIAKALPDEKKVLEHASGMRKNLVLE; this comes from the exons ATGGCGGACGAAGTGATTCTGTTGGATTTCTGGCCCAGCATGTTCGGGATGAGGGTCAGGATTGCTCTGGCGGAGAAAGGCGTCAAGTATGAATACAAGGAAGAGGACTTGAAGAACAAGAGCCCCCTGCTTCTGCAGATGAACCCGGTTCACAAGAAGATCCCGGTTCTCATCCACAACGGCAGACCGGTCTGTGAGTCATCCATCATTGTTCAGTACATTGATGAAGTGTGGAAGGACAAGGCTCCATTGCTTCCCTCTGATCGCTACCAGAGAGCTCAAGCTAGGTTCTGGGTAGATTTCATTGACAAGAAG ATGTATGATGCTTCGACGAAGACATGGACCACAGAGGGAGAAGAGCAGGAGGCTGCTAAGAAGGAGTTCTTTGAAGCTCTGAAGACCTTGGAAGGGCAGCTTGGAGACAAGCCTTTCTTCGGAGGAGACAATTTTGGGTAtttggatttgagtttgatCCCATTCTATTACACATATGAGACATTTGGAAAGTCCAGCATTGAGGCTGAGTGCCCCAAGTTCAAAGCTTGGGTGAAGAGATGCTTGCAGAGGGAGACTATTGCCAAGGCACTTCCTGATGAGAAGAAAGTGCTTGAACATGCTTCAGGGATGAGGAAAAATTTAGTATTGGAGTAG